CGACCCGGGTGGCGTCGGCCGGGCGCGGCGGCAGCGGTGATCCGGTCAGTGCGACGTCCGGACGGCGCGGCAGCGTCAACCGGAAGTACGCGCCGTCGCCCGGGGAGCCCCAGGCGTCCAGCCGGCCGCCGTGCAGCCTGGCGTCCTCCAGCGCGATGGACAGGCCGAGTCCGGTGCCGCCAGTGGTCCGGGCCCGGGCCGGATCGGCCCGCCAGAACCGGCTGAACACCATTTCGGCCTCCTCCGGCCGGAAGCCGACCCCGTGGTCGCGGACCGCGACCGCGGCGGCATCGTCGTCGTACGCCGTGCTGATCCGGATCGGCAGCCCCTCACTGTGCTCGATGGCGTTGCCGATCAGGTTCCGCAGGATGCGCTCGATCCGGCGGGAGTCCACCTTGGCCCGGCACGGTGCCGGCATGTCCAGCTCGACCGGACAGCCCTTCCGCTCCAGCAGCGTCTCGTGGTTCTCCAGCACCCTGGTGACGATGTCCCGCAGGTCGACGTCCTCCAGGTCGAGCGCGGCGGCACCGGCGTCGAACCTGCTGATCTCCAGCAGGTCGGCCAGCAGCTCCTCGAACCGGTTGAGCTCGTTCTGCAACAGCTCGACCGAACGACGGCTGATCGGGTCGAACTGGTCGCGGCTCTCATGCAGCAGGTCGGCAGCCATCCGGACCGTCGTCAGCGGCGTACGCAGCTCATGTGAGACGTCCGAAACGAACCGGCGCTGCAGCCGGGACAACTCCTCCAGCCGGCGGATCTGGCGTTGCAGGTTGGACGCCATCTTGTTGAACGACACCGCCAGCCGGGCCAGGTCGTCCGTACCGCGGACCTGCATCCGCTCCTCGAGCTTGCCGGCCGCCAGCCGCTCGGCGATCCGCCGGGCCATCCGGACCGGCGTCACGACCTGCCGGGTGACCAGCCAGGCCACTGCGCCGAGCAGGACGATCAGCAACAGCCCTGCGGTCACCAGCGCGCGCTGGACCACGTCAAGCGTCTCCTGCTGCCCGGTGAGCGGGAACAGGAAGTAGATGGCGTAGCGGTCACCGGTGGAGTTGATCCGGATCTGTGAACCGATCACCAGCCCCGGGACGCTGGGCGCTTCCCGGTAGTTGATCTTGGTGTACGTGTCGTACAGCTTGGAGCCGTCACTCATCACCGAGGACGT
The genomic region above belongs to Kribbella solani and contains:
- the mtrB gene encoding MtrAB system histidine kinase MtrB, translated to MVPGDQPIGQAGGPARPTAPPEQEVAESRGTELELTAAAADWAAQPKPLWRTHPKHWPDHWRRSIQARIVTGTLLMSTLVLILVGWVMMSQVTDGVLESRRTSAQAEVRAQLAQLSSTIDAADRSTINQQLSELVLGTNRPGLYDVLLVPTDQAASNAIRYTGLVDSDSIPQALTSSVMSDGSKLYDTYTKINYREAPSVPGLVIGSQIRINSTGDRYAIYFLFPLTGQQETLDVVQRALVTAGLLLIVLLGAVAWLVTRQVVTPVRMARRIAERLAAGKLEERMQVRGTDDLARLAVSFNKMASNLQRQIRRLEELSRLQRRFVSDVSHELRTPLTTVRMAADLLHESRDQFDPISRRSVELLQNELNRFEELLADLLEISRFDAGAAALDLEDVDLRDIVTRVLENHETLLERKGCPVELDMPAPCRAKVDSRRIERILRNLIGNAIEHSEGLPIRISTAYDDDAAAVAVRDHGVGFRPEEAEMVFSRFWRADPARARTTGGTGLGLSIALEDARLHGGRLDAWGSPGDGAYFRLTLPRRPDVALTGSPLPPRPADATRVVTELVDVGAPYQKLNGGTDR